A window of Haloarcula taiwanensis genomic DNA:
AAAACAGGGGCGCAAACGAGGCCCGAAACACGGGGATACGCGAATCGACGGGCGAGTACATCGCTTTCCTCGACGACGATGACGACTGGGCCCCGTCAAAAATCGAAAAGCAAGTGGCGGCGTTCCGCGAGGCCGGCCCGGAGGTCGGTGTCGTCTACACGGGGTCCGAGTACGTGTACGACGATTACGTGCGTACGGTCGTCTTCTCGCTGGAAGGGGACGTCACCGAAGCGATGCTCCGCGGTCGCTCCCTCGGTGAATTTACCACCCTAATGGTACGTCGGGACGTCGCTCGGGCCGCCGGGCTCCCCGATACAGACTTCCCGAGCTGGCAGGACCGCGACTGGCTGCTGCGCCTGTCCCGTCACTGCGAGTTCAAAACCGTCCCCGAGGCGCTCACCACTCGGCGCCGCAAGACCGGAGAAGACAGCATCAGCGACAACTTCGAGGAGAAACGCGACATCTCGTACCCGCTGTTCATTGAAAAACATAGGGACCTCGCCGCGGAGTACGGGTGGCGATGTGAGCGGGCGTTCATGGCCGCGACGACCGAATCACTCGGGCAGGAGGCGCTGAAAAACGGCTACTACGCTGATGCAAAAAAATACCTCCTCAAAGCGCTCCGATACCATCCACTTGATAGATCGCGGCTCGTGTACGCTCTCGTCGCATACGGCGGGAAGTACACCTACAGGGCGGCACACACGCTAGCCAGTCTGCTCCACCGGGTCAGGACGGATACCATCCACAAGTAGGAACTGACTAGTAATACTGCCGGTCGGCTCGCTACAGTTGCAATCGTGGCTTGAACTCGAACCCTCGCGCGCGCCGTCCGTACAGTTGATTAACACCTCTCTTACTTTGCTCCCGATAGTCTTGGGGACAGATAGAATGGACTTGGATGTCGAAAACGTCCTCATTTACGTCGACGACGCTGTTAGATACGATTCGATTGCGGACACGCTGTCTGATTTCGGGCCGACGCACAAGACCATCGCAGCGTCGACTCATACCCCGACGTCGTTCGGGAGCCTACTGACCGGATTGTTACCGCCGCGGAGCGGAATCCACAGTTTCAAACACACAGTACCCCCTGACGTACGGTCCGTCTTCGACATCGAGACACACGAGACGTCGATGGGGTCCGAGGGAGGGATGAACGACGGCATCGCAGATATCTTCGGCTCTCCGGCGCGGACGACTATCGAGGAAGCGAAGCCGCCGTTCGTCCACGTCGTCCGCCGTCCCGGCGGACATGCGCCGTACAACGGGTTCGAGTGGGACCAGTACGAGTACGCGGACGAGACTGCCGCCGAATACTTCGACAGGATTTCGAATCAACCCGAACAGGCACGAATCGATTACGAGCAGGGCGTGGAACGCTCGTTCGAGGAATTCCAGCGTGTCCTCGGTGTCCTGAAAGAGCGCGGGCTCGCCGACGACACGTTAGTGGTCTACACGAGCGATCACGGTGAACTCCTCGGCGAGTACGGGTTCTTCGGCCACACACACGCTGCCACGCCCGAAGTCGTCTACGTCCCGACGACGTTCATCCATCCCGACCTCGAACCCGGACGGGCCGATGGGCTCTTCCACCACGTCGACTTGGTGCCGACCGTCGCCGACGCGATGGCATGCCCCGTCGACATCGGACAGACGGACGGGGTTATCGATGGCGCTGACCGCGAAACTGGATACAATCACCTCCGGCACATCCGGTACGGGACCCTTGCCGACCCGCTCGAACGGCTGCTCCAGCTGACCGGCGGATTTGAGCGGACCATCCAGAGTCTCTGGGATGCGAACGGTGGTCACGTATTCGTGGAGGGGTCACAGGTCACTGCCTCGCTCATCTACCTCGTCCTGTTGCTACAGAAGCCGTTCGGGAAACAGGTCCGACACGGCAATCGTGTCTTCGAATCGTACAAGATGTTCACGCCCGGACACGCGTCGTACGGGCTCCCCGGATTCGACACGTCCGAGGCCCGGTCGAAAATCGACTCGATTCTCGAGGGCGAGACAGCCGGCAGCGAACACGACATAGATGCAGCCACTGCGGAGCATCTCGAAGAGATGGGATATCTATAGCGGGGACAGCGTTTCGGTAGCCGTATTATAATTTTCACCCGGGGAGTCCTGCACGCAGATATTGTGGCCGATAACACAGCGAACCACGCGTACAACCGACCGCCCCGGGGTGCACAGGATTGGGACGTACTGCTCAACGAGAACTTTTCGCGGATAGACGGCGACGTCGAAATCCGGGACACAGAGGAGAACCGCAGTCAGTACACGCCGAAGACCGGTGCGAAGTACCTCGCGACAGACACCGGACAGGTGTACATCGGCGACGGGAACGAGTGGCAGCGACGCGCATCGGTCAACGTCGTTCGGAACGGTTTCACTCGGACGGCCGACGGAACGGTGATTGCTCCGCCGGGCGAGCTTCAGGCGGCAATCGATGCGACCGCGACGAACTCCAACTTCGGTCAGCAACCCACACAGACTATCAGTCTCGTTTCCGGGCGAACGTACGAAATATCCGATACAATCACCCTCAAATCCGGTGTCCGGCTGGATTGCAACGGCGCCAGAATCGTCCCCTCCGGCGATTTCAACGTTTTCGAACTCCACCGTGAGACACAGCTAGTCCGTCCCCACATCGACACGCGGAACATGGACTGGCAGTCGATTCAAGTCCTTGTCGGAACCAGGGAGTCCGACAAGCTAGAACCGTCGAACCGAGCCTGGGTACAGGACGCCTATCTGCTCGGTGAGCCGGGACGGGGCACCGGCTTGCAGTTTCGCGGACAGGACGGACCGTGTTCGATGCAGGCAGCCAGCGGGATACTCAACGGATTCGACACCGCACTGGAGTTCTACGCGGCGGGCGGCGACACCAGCGGTCAGGGCGACTGGTCGAACGGCAACCATTTCGAGGGCACTATTCGGAACTACCGTGTCGCGATTAGCATGCGGTCGGACGGTGCGGCGGTCAGCGGGAACACGGTCAGGGCGCAAGTACAGGCAAACAGCAAGCGGAGCGAATGGCTCCTGTGGATGGCTGACGACCCCCGAAGCGACCGAGACAGCGAGAACTACCTGATGAAGGGCAACACCCTCTTCGTGTACCCGTGGGACGTGAACAACTACAACGCGAATAACCCCTATAGCTCTGATTCGGACCGACGGGCGCCGATATGGTATCTCGGTCGAGGGACCCGCTACGGGAACTCCATCTACGATTTCAGCGGCCTGCTAGGCAACGAGTTCATCGTGAACAACTCCGACAATCCCGACCGAAACGGAATCTTCACCGCACACGGCGGCGAGGTCACTGGAACGACACAGCTCCGGTTCAACCCCGCATACGACCGAAACGATAGTCGCAGATGGCACCCGGAGTCCGAGAACAGCTGAAACCGGGGGCTTCTGGACAGCGGTCGGTACGAATTACGAGTTACGCGTTACGCGTTCCGTGACTCGTGGTGCCAGTTCCGGCTGTCGTTGCGCTGGTAGTTCGGCGGCTGGCTCCACTCCGTCGTCCCCGTTACGTGCCCGCCGTGACCGGTGAGAATACCGTTTCTGTCGGGGGTGTCGGCGTTGTTGACGATGTACTGGTTGCCCATCAGGCCACCGAAGTCGTACAGCGAGTTCGCGTACTGCTTGCCCTTCCCGATGTACCACACCGGGGGCTTGCGGTCACTGCTGTCGTAGTACGGGTTCTTTTCGTAATTGATGTTGTCCCAGGACTTCACCAGCATGGCGTTGCCCTTCTTCACGTAGGAGGAGTCGCCGCGCTGAGAGCTGGAGCGGGGGTCGTCTTCCATGTACCAGAGCCATTTACTGACTCGCGGGTTCGGCTGGGCCTGCAGGCGGAAGGAGTTGCCTGTGACGGCTGCACCTTCCGACCGCATCGAGACCCCGATTTCGTAGTTCCGGATGAGCCCCTCGAAGTGGTTGCCGTTCGACCAGTCGCCCTGACCACTGGTGTCGCCACCCGCCGCGTACAGGTCTATCGCACGCTTGAACCCGTTGATAGTCCCGGTCGCCCACTGCATCGAGCAGGGGCCACCGCTTCCGCCGCGGAACTGGAGACCCGTTCCTTCTCCCTTGTCGCCCATGAGGTAGGCATCCCGGACCCAGGCCCGGTTCGCGGCTTCGAGTTTCGCAGCGTCGTCGGCACCGACGACGATTTGGGTCGAACTCCAGCCCTGGTTCCGGGAGTCGATATGTGGCTCTATGAGCTGGCTCTCCCGGTACATCTCGATGACGTCGAAGTCGCCGGAGGGGACGATTCTGGCGCCGTTGCACTCCAGTCGGACGCCGCGCCGGAGCTTAATCGTGTCCGACACGGTGTAGTTCTCGCCCGAGACCAACCGGACGGTCTGGGTCGGCCGCTTGCCCCATTCGGCGCCGTTCGACGCGTCGTCGATTGCGGACTGGAGGTCGCCGGGCGGGGCAATTATCGTCCCGTCGTCGGCGGTCTTCGACCCCGTAGACGAGGGTGTGATGTCCCCGATGGGGTTCCACGTGTCGCCGTCTCCGAGATACACTGTCCCCGTATCCGTCGCCAGGAACTTCGCACCGGCGCTGGGCGAATACTGGTCCATGTTGGATTCGGCGTCCCGGAGTTCGACGTGGTTGTCGAGCTTCTTGAAGTTCTCGTTGAGCGGTACGTGCCAATCTAGCGTGCCCTCCGCGGGCGTGTTGTATCGTTCTGCCATTGTCTTATTGGGTACCCCCGTACCCACCCATCCCGTAGCCTTCGCTGCCGAAGTCGTCGGTCGCGGTCTCGGTCTCCGTCGGTGTCGGCGTCGCCGTTTCCGTCTCTGTCGGCGTGGCCGTTTCAGTCGGTGTGGCCGTCTCGGTCTCCGTCGGCGTCGCGGTCTCGGTCTCCGTTTCGGTCGCCTCCCGGAACTCGAACCAGTTGAAGTCGATACCGGACCCGACCGCCTTGACCTGGATGACGTGTTCGCCACCGGAATCGACCGTCACGTCCGGCAGCGTCGCCGTCTCCCAGGCGGTCCAGTCGCCCGTGTTCGGGACGGCCACCGTGCCAACCCGTTCGCCGTCGAGCGACACCCGCAGTTGCCTGTCGTCGCGGGTCGTCGCCACGCGGACGTCGACGTCGTAGGTTCCGGCCGGCACCTCCACGGTGTATTCGAGCCACTCGCCGTCCTCGAAGTAGCCGACGTTGTACTCGCCGGAGACGTCCTGTGTCTGCCGGATGTCCACGTCGGAGTCGCGGTAGTCGAGGTCGTACTCGCTCCCGGCGGTGG
This region includes:
- a CDS encoding n-acetylgalactosamine-4-sulfatase, with amino-acid sequence MDLDVENVLIYVDDAVRYDSIADTLSDFGPTHKTIAASTHTPTSFGSLLTGLLPPRSGIHSFKHTVPPDVRSVFDIETHETSMGSEGGMNDGIADIFGSPARTTIEEAKPPFVHVVRRPGGHAPYNGFEWDQYEYADETAAEYFDRISNQPEQARIDYEQGVERSFEEFQRVLGVLKERGLADDTLVVYTSDHGELLGEYGFFGHTHAATPEVVYVPTTFIHPDLEPGRADGLFHHVDLVPTVADAMACPVDIGQTDGVIDGADRETGYNHLRHIRYGTLADPLERLLQLTGGFERTIQSLWDANGGHVFVEGSQVTASLIYLVLLLQKPFGKQVRHGNRVFESYKMFTPGHASYGLPGFDTSEARSKIDSILEGETAGSEHDIDAATAEHLEEMGYL
- a CDS encoding glycosyl transferase; protein product: MNDPLVSVVLPTYDRPENLRNAVQSVQEQTYSHIELVVVDDHSPTPAADTLSSLSFDELTVEIIRHEENRGANEARNTGIRESTGEYIAFLDDDDDWAPSKIEKQVAAFREAGPEVGVVYTGSEYVYDDYVRTVVFSLEGDVTEAMLRGRSLGEFTTLMVRRDVARAAGLPDTDFPSWQDRDWLLRLSRHCEFKTVPEALTTRRRKTGEDSISDNFEEKRDISYPLFIEKHRDLAAEYGWRCERAFMAATTESLGQEALKNGYYADAKKYLLKALRYHPLDRSRLVYALVAYGGKYTYRAAHTLASLLHRVRTDTIHK